A region of Streptomyces paludis DNA encodes the following proteins:
- a CDS encoding DegT/DnrJ/EryC1/StrS family aminotransferase: protein MTSPLALLGGRPAVTATGTHFAWPPIDDTTRARVAAQLDTAISLPGRSGIVAELEDALQAYFGVRHAITLSSGTAALHAAYWAAHVNAWDEVIVPAWTFHATASPLFHLRAVPVLCETGPDGNIDPTRVEELITPRTRAVMVTHLWGRPADTGALRAIAETHDLALLEDGSHAHGASLGGQKTGTFGLAGAFSLNGPKPLSGGEGGFVLTDDDDTYYRVLTFAHYNKRAKSEIPADHPLARYAVTGAGLKLRIHPLAAALAHDQLGRLDGYLAGRAEIARHLGDRFADMPGLHAVPMPCGVIPSWYGLTLIYRPEELGGLGIERFHQALLAEGATEFDRPGSTCPMNRLSLYRQPGPLFPGHPLSHRRYAEGDFPLAEHSYRHTIKLPVWHRGEDLPLVDQYVRAARKVTEHYKELL from the coding sequence GTGACCTCTCCCCTTGCGCTGCTCGGCGGTCGGCCGGCGGTAACCGCTACCGGCACGCACTTCGCGTGGCCGCCGATCGACGACACCACCCGTGCCAGGGTGGCGGCCCAGTTGGACACCGCGATCTCCCTCCCCGGCCGGTCCGGCATCGTCGCCGAACTGGAGGACGCCCTGCAGGCATACTTCGGGGTGCGGCACGCGATCACCCTCAGCTCCGGTACCGCCGCGCTGCACGCCGCCTACTGGGCCGCCCACGTCAACGCGTGGGACGAGGTGATCGTCCCGGCCTGGACCTTTCATGCCACGGCCTCTCCGCTGTTCCACCTGCGAGCCGTGCCGGTGCTCTGCGAGACCGGCCCGGACGGCAACATCGACCCGACCCGGGTGGAGGAGCTGATCACTCCCCGGACGCGGGCCGTCATGGTGACTCACCTCTGGGGCAGACCTGCCGACACGGGCGCGCTCCGGGCGATCGCCGAGACGCATGACCTGGCCCTGTTGGAGGACGGCTCCCACGCTCACGGCGCTTCCCTCGGCGGGCAGAAGACCGGGACATTCGGCCTCGCCGGGGCCTTCTCCCTCAACGGCCCCAAGCCGCTGTCCGGCGGTGAGGGCGGGTTCGTCCTGACCGACGATGACGACACGTACTACCGGGTGCTGACCTTCGCGCACTACAACAAGCGGGCCAAGTCGGAGATCCCGGCGGACCATCCGCTCGCGCGGTACGCGGTCACCGGCGCCGGACTCAAACTCCGTATCCATCCGCTTGCCGCCGCCCTCGCGCACGACCAGCTCGGCCGCCTTGACGGCTATCTCGCAGGCCGGGCCGAGATCGCCCGACACCTCGGCGATCGGTTCGCCGACATGCCCGGCCTGCATGCCGTCCCGATGCCCTGTGGGGTGATTCCGTCCTGGTACGGGTTGACGCTCATCTACCGGCCGGAGGAGCTCGGTGGGCTGGGCATCGAGAGGTTCCATCAAGCGCTCTTGGCGGAAGGCGCGACCGAGTTCGACCGGCCCGGCTCGACCTGCCCGATGAATCGGCTGTCGCTGTACCGGCAGCCCGGTCCGCTGTTCCCCGGCCATCCGCTCTCCCACCGTCGCTACGCGGAGGGGGACTTTCCACTCGCCGAGCACAGCTACCGGCACACGATCAAGCTTCCCGTCTGGCATCGTGGCGAGGATCTTCCGCTCGTCGATCAGTACGTACGAGCGGCCCGCAAGGTGACCGAGCACTACAAGGAGCTGCTGTGA
- a CDS encoding Gfo/Idh/MocA family protein, with the protein MKRRAAVIGLGRQALEDHLPGLLSSGMAELVAICDSEPNVLRTEQDVLKVPGFTRAADLLDTVRPDFVIVAVPHHAGRAVIQDCAARGVHVMKEKPFATSLSEARDLAAICAAGRVELMVTLQRRFNPLYTSVPQLLDQIGTPFLIDGQYTFHTADPGGGWRGDVNRAGGGCIIDMGYHLVDLLLWYFGMPTRVLAELSASAVPGGGYDAEDTAVIQLGYDNGLYGSLLLSRWMAPRTEKLHVVGTRGAVLLTKGRVQRLALDGTVVEELSRPQAPVSASAAQIDHFCRVLDGRRPNISGPDAHLAHAAFVASCYESKKAGRYIDPKEMA; encoded by the coding sequence ATGAAACGTCGAGCCGCAGTCATCGGCCTCGGCCGGCAGGCGCTCGAAGACCACCTGCCCGGCCTGCTCAGCTCCGGCATGGCCGAGTTGGTCGCGATCTGTGACAGCGAACCGAATGTCCTGCGGACCGAGCAGGATGTGCTGAAGGTGCCGGGGTTCACCCGCGCAGCCGACCTGCTGGACACGGTGCGGCCGGACTTCGTGATCGTCGCCGTACCGCACCACGCGGGCCGCGCCGTGATCCAGGATTGCGCCGCCAGAGGCGTGCACGTCATGAAGGAGAAGCCGTTCGCCACGTCCCTGTCCGAGGCCCGCGACCTCGCGGCGATCTGTGCGGCGGGCCGAGTGGAGCTGATGGTCACCCTTCAGCGGCGCTTCAACCCTCTGTACACCTCAGTACCGCAGTTGCTGGACCAGATCGGTACCCCCTTCCTGATCGACGGCCAGTACACCTTCCACACCGCCGACCCCGGCGGCGGCTGGCGCGGGGACGTCAACCGGGCGGGTGGCGGGTGCATCATCGACATGGGCTACCACCTGGTGGACCTGCTGCTGTGGTACTTCGGCATGCCCACCCGGGTGCTCGCCGAACTCTCGGCCTCCGCCGTACCCGGCGGCGGCTATGACGCCGAGGACACCGCGGTCATCCAACTCGGCTATGACAACGGCCTCTACGGTTCCCTTCTGCTCTCGCGCTGGATGGCACCCAGGACCGAGAAGCTGCACGTCGTCGGTACCCGCGGCGCGGTGCTGCTGACGAAGGGCCGGGTCCAGCGCCTTGCCCTGGACGGCACGGTGGTGGAAGAGCTGTCCCGGCCGCAGGCTCCGGTGAGCGCCTCGGCCGCCCAGATCGACCACTTCTGCCGGGTCCTGGACGGCCGGCGCCCCAACATCTCCGGTCCTGACGCACACCTTGCCCACGCTGCTTTCGTCGCCTCCTGCTACGAGTCGAAGAAGGCCGGGCGCTACATCGACCCGAAGGAGATGGCGTGA
- a CDS encoding helix-turn-helix transcriptional regulator: MDDTIRHPLAYARDLRGWSQSDLALRMDRAAREQGLRSGADKAAVSKWENWRKDPSTETQGWIAAAFEVPAEDVQVFGWPDWLPGHDIPLPLGSAYTVQALREAQRTAMDRRNFMTLSAVSLAGLASQWARIEPDRLTTALNGKRVDGELINWLEDTSAKLTALPTEQRQHTARLMDAHLATVTDLIEEGRYSEPTGQRLHILAASLATTCGWHRFDQSRHSAAGRLWTSALHSAHAAGARDFGAGVLSDFAYQSNWLGKPSISLNLLGDALSRTEHPTARSLLFLRRARAHAALGERSGCYRDLTAAEAELSATPSDPAPGWCAWMSPADLAVDSGQCMLDLGQTDLALARITEGMSLLPRARDKTRGIFLTYEARNLLKARQVEQALAVTNESPDLAARIGAERCVSLVRDLAPAFKPYQRVDGVPELLERLRAG, translated from the coding sequence GTGGACGACACGATCCGGCACCCCCTCGCGTACGCACGCGACCTGCGCGGTTGGTCTCAGTCGGACCTCGCCCTGCGCATGGACCGGGCGGCCCGGGAACAGGGGCTCCGCTCCGGTGCGGACAAGGCCGCCGTCAGCAAGTGGGAGAACTGGCGCAAGGACCCCAGCACCGAGACCCAGGGCTGGATCGCCGCCGCCTTCGAGGTCCCGGCCGAGGACGTTCAGGTCTTCGGCTGGCCGGACTGGCTGCCGGGCCATGACATTCCCCTGCCGCTGGGCTCCGCATATACCGTTCAGGCACTTCGAGAGGCCCAGAGAACCGCGATGGACCGCCGCAACTTCATGACCCTCAGCGCTGTCTCCCTGGCCGGCCTCGCATCCCAGTGGGCCCGCATCGAACCGGACCGTCTGACGACGGCCCTCAACGGCAAGCGCGTGGATGGCGAACTGATCAACTGGCTGGAGGACACCAGCGCGAAGCTGACAGCCCTGCCGACCGAACAGCGACAGCACACCGCCCGGCTGATGGACGCGCATCTCGCGACCGTCACCGATCTCATCGAAGAGGGCCGCTACAGCGAGCCGACCGGGCAGCGCCTGCACATCCTGGCCGCGTCCCTCGCCACCACGTGCGGCTGGCACCGCTTCGACCAGAGTCGCCACTCAGCCGCAGGCCGCCTGTGGACCTCCGCCCTGCACAGCGCCCATGCCGCGGGCGCACGGGACTTCGGGGCCGGAGTCCTGTCCGATTTCGCCTACCAGTCGAACTGGCTCGGCAAGCCCAGCATCTCCCTTAACCTCCTCGGCGACGCGCTCTCGCGTACCGAGCACCCCACCGCCCGTTCGCTTCTCTTCCTTCGCCGGGCACGCGCGCACGCCGCACTCGGTGAACGCTCCGGCTGTTACCGCGACCTGACGGCCGCCGAGGCCGAGCTGTCGGCCACTCCCTCCGACCCGGCCCCCGGCTGGTGCGCGTGGATGAGTCCGGCAGACCTCGCCGTCGACTCCGGCCAATGCATGCTCGATCTCGGGCAGACCGACCTCGCACTCGCCCGTATCACCGAAGGGATGAGCCTGCTGCCACGTGCCCGGGACAAGACACGCGGCATCTTTCTCACCTACGAGGCCCGCAATCTCCTCAAGGCCCGGCAGGTCGAACAGGCCCTGGCCGTCACCAACGAATCCCCCGACCTCGCCGCCCGTATCGGCGCCGAGCGATGCGTCTCCCTGGTCCGCGATCTCGCGCCGGCCTTCAAGCCCTATCAGCGGGTGGACGGTGTGCCCGAGTTACTGGAGCGCCTCAGGGCCGGCTGA
- a CDS encoding penicillin acylase family protein, translating into MRSPVGRAVRAGRTVRTRAGAVAATAVVGAFALGAALLSPQSPAAAQSPATVQQAAAVAADPVTDHCQGQCADILPPGQNGNATLADILGNKIFGTFPAHASDQLSRYDSLVAGQSGLTDAKITDFFNDASFGVPANQVESVISPRPDVTITRDKKTGVPHIQGTTRYGTEFGAGYAAGQDRLWMMDLFRHIGRGELTSFAGGALANQGLEQQFWPAAPYTEAEYEAQITYIRTTHGARGEQAMADAQAYVDGINDYRQKAKNGRYFPGEYVLTGKIDSITNVGEIEPFKLTDLISIASVVGGQFGGGGGGEVQAALSLLAAQQKYGVVKGTEVWESFRQRNDPEAVLTLHDGSSFPYAVKPANPRGTALPDAGSVTAEPLVYDRTGSAVTAARAAVSVPEELEPARGIFDDGVLPEGTLSAKKGMSNALLVSGQHTASGNPIAVFGPQTGYFAPQLMMLQELQGPGISARGVSFAGVGMYVQMGRGQDYAWSATSSMQDITDTYAVELCEPSGAAPTKASTSYLYRSVCTPMEKMERKNSWKPTTADSTAAGSYRLQVWRTKYGMVTHRATVGGKPVAYTSLRTTYRHEADSIIGFQMFNDPSYVKDAASFQQAAHHIGYAFNWFYADSRTAGYYNSGLNPVRAADVDASLPVKAERAYEWQGFDPTANTASYTPFAQHPQSIGQDYYISWNNRQAKDYDAAGFGYGAVHRGDLLDDRVKALVARGGVTRASLTRAMAEAAVTDLRGEQVLPALLKVIRSAPVTDSALNTVVQQLETWRTAGSQRKETRQGSRTYTHAAAVRIMDAWWPRLVEAQFKPGLGDSLYNALTASLAIDESPASSHGPTGAHSGSSFQYGWWGYVDKDLRQALGDPVQARTPETYCGNGSLTACRDTLLASLKTAAAVPVKEVYPGDESCSAGDQWCTDAIIHRALGGISHPTVNWQNRPTYQQVVEFRSHR; encoded by the coding sequence ATGCGATCACCCGTCGGACGAGCCGTCCGCGCCGGAAGAACCGTCCGTACCCGTGCCGGAGCAGTCGCCGCCACCGCCGTCGTGGGCGCGTTCGCGCTCGGCGCGGCCCTGCTGTCCCCGCAGTCCCCCGCCGCCGCCCAGTCCCCCGCGACCGTCCAGCAGGCCGCCGCCGTCGCGGCCGACCCCGTCACCGACCACTGTCAGGGCCAGTGCGCCGACATCCTGCCGCCCGGCCAGAACGGCAACGCCACCCTCGCCGACATCCTCGGCAACAAGATCTTCGGCACCTTCCCCGCCCATGCCTCCGACCAGTTGAGCCGGTACGACTCGCTGGTGGCCGGGCAGAGCGGACTCACCGACGCCAAGATCACCGACTTCTTCAACGACGCCTCCTTCGGCGTCCCCGCGAACCAGGTCGAGTCCGTCATCTCCCCGCGCCCCGATGTCACGATCACCCGTGACAAGAAGACCGGCGTCCCGCACATCCAGGGCACCACCCGCTACGGCACCGAGTTCGGCGCCGGTTACGCGGCGGGCCAGGACCGCCTCTGGATGATGGACCTCTTCCGGCACATCGGCCGCGGCGAACTCACCTCCTTCGCCGGCGGCGCGCTCGCCAACCAGGGCCTTGAGCAGCAGTTCTGGCCCGCCGCCCCGTACACGGAAGCCGAGTACGAGGCCCAGATCACCTACATACGGACCACCCACGGCGCGCGCGGCGAGCAGGCCATGGCCGACGCGCAGGCGTATGTGGACGGCATCAACGACTACCGCCAGAAGGCCAAGAACGGCCGTTACTTCCCCGGCGAGTACGTCCTCACCGGCAAGATCGACTCGATCACCAACGTCGGCGAGATCGAGCCCTTCAAGCTCACCGACCTGATCTCCATCGCGTCCGTCGTCGGCGGCCAGTTCGGCGGCGGCGGGGGCGGCGAGGTGCAGGCCGCGCTCTCGCTGCTGGCCGCGCAGCAGAAGTACGGCGTGGTCAAGGGCACCGAGGTCTGGGAGTCGTTCCGCCAGCGCAACGACCCCGAGGCCGTCCTCACCCTCCACGACGGCAGCAGCTTCCCGTACGCGGTGAAGCCGGCCAACCCGCGCGGCACGGCCCTGCCCGACGCGGGCTCCGTCACCGCCGAACCGCTCGTGTACGACCGCACCGGCTCCGCCGTCACCGCCGCCCGGGCGGCCGTCAGCGTCCCGGAGGAGCTGGAGCCGGCCCGGGGGATCTTCGACGACGGAGTCCTCCCGGAGGGCACCCTCTCCGCCAAGAAGGGGATGTCCAACGCGCTCCTCGTCTCCGGACAGCACACCGCGAGTGGCAACCCGATCGCCGTATTCGGCCCGCAAACCGGCTACTTCGCGCCACAGCTGATGATGCTCCAGGAGCTTCAGGGCCCCGGTATCTCCGCCCGCGGTGTCTCCTTCGCCGGCGTCGGCATGTATGTCCAGATGGGCCGGGGCCAGGACTACGCCTGGAGCGCCACCTCGTCCATGCAGGACATCACCGACACGTACGCCGTCGAGCTGTGCGAGCCCAGCGGCGCCGCCCCGACCAAGGCGTCCACGTCGTACCTCTACCGCTCCGTCTGCACCCCGATGGAGAAGATGGAGCGCAAGAACTCCTGGAAGCCGACCACCGCGGACTCCACGGCGGCCGGCTCGTACCGGCTCCAGGTCTGGCGCACCAAGTACGGCATGGTCACCCACCGCGCGACCGTCGGCGGCAAGCCCGTCGCGTACACCTCACTGCGGACCACCTACCGGCACGAGGCCGACTCGATCATCGGCTTCCAGATGTTCAACGACCCCTCGTACGTCAAGGACGCCGCCTCCTTCCAGCAGGCCGCCCACCACATCGGCTACGCCTTCAACTGGTTCTACGCGGACTCCCGCACCGCCGGCTACTACAACAGCGGCCTGAACCCGGTGCGCGCGGCCGACGTCGACGCGTCGCTGCCCGTCAAGGCCGAGCGGGCCTACGAGTGGCAGGGCTTCGACCCCACGGCCAACACCGCCTCGTACACCCCCTTCGCCCAGCACCCGCAGTCCATCGGGCAGGACTACTACATCTCCTGGAACAACCGGCAGGCCAAGGACTACGACGCGGCCGGCTTCGGCTACGGCGCCGTGCACCGCGGCGATCTGCTCGACGACCGGGTCAAGGCGCTGGTGGCCCGGGGCGGCGTCACCCGCGCGTCGCTCACCCGCGCGATGGCCGAGGCGGCCGTCACCGACCTGCGCGGCGAGCAGGTGCTGCCCGCCCTGCTCAAGGTGATCCGCTCGGCGCCGGTCACCGACTCGGCGCTGAACACCGTCGTCCAGCAACTGGAGACCTGGCGCACGGCCGGCTCCCAGCGCAAGGAGACCCGACAGGGCTCACGCACCTACACCCACGCCGCCGCCGTACGGATCATGGACGCGTGGTGGCCCCGGCTGGTCGAGGCGCAGTTCAAACCGGGGCTCGGGGACAGCCTCTACAACGCGCTCACGGCCTCGCTCGCGATCGACGAGTCCCCGGCGTCGAGCCACGGGCCCACGGGCGCGCACAGCGGCTCGTCCTTCCAGTACGGCTGGTGGGGCTACGTCGACAAGGACCTGCGCCAGGCCCTCGGCGACCCCGTCCAGGCCCGCACCCCGGAGACGTACTGCGGCAACGGCTCCCTGACCGCCTGCCGCGACACGCTCCTCGCCTCCCTCAAGACGGCGGCGGCCGTACCGGTCAAGGAGGTCTACCCGGGCGACGAGAGCTGCTCGGCCGGCGACCAGTGGTGCACGGACGCGATCATCCACCGCGCACTGGGAGGCATCTCCCACCCCACGGTGAACTGGCAGAACAGGCCGACGTACCAGCAGGTGGTCGAGTTCCGCTCACACCGCTGA
- a CDS encoding NUDIX hydrolase, with protein MTSLFASEPDLVPGLLAEAAEAGIGQFVVGALISDEAGRVLLLRRKPDDFLGGLWELPGGGVEPGEGVGEALSREVAEETGLALAEVTGYAGAFDYASGSGLMTRQFTFSVTVEEHGPVELTEHDGAMWADRGELPNVSDETRVLLGR; from the coding sequence GTGACCTCCCTCTTCGCCAGCGAACCCGACTTGGTCCCCGGCCTTCTGGCCGAGGCCGCGGAGGCGGGTATCGGGCAGTTCGTCGTGGGCGCGCTGATCAGTGATGAGGCCGGTCGGGTTCTGCTGTTGCGGCGGAAGCCCGACGATTTTCTCGGTGGGCTGTGGGAGCTGCCCGGTGGCGGTGTCGAGCCGGGCGAGGGGGTGGGGGAGGCGCTGAGCCGGGAGGTCGCGGAGGAGACCGGTCTCGCGCTTGCCGAGGTCACCGGTTATGCCGGGGCCTTTGACTACGCCTCAGGCAGCGGCTTGATGACTCGTCAGTTCACCTTCTCCGTAACGGTCGAGGAGCATGGACCGGTCGAACTCACCGAGCACGACGGCGCGATGTGGGCGGACCGCGGCGAGCTGCCCAACGTGAGTGATGAGACGCGGGTGCTGCTTGGGCGTTGA